A portion of the Streptomyces erythrochromogenes genome contains these proteins:
- a CDS encoding riboflavin synthase gives MFTGIVEELGEVTAVEQLREASRFRLRGPLVTQDAKHGDSIAVNGVCLTVVETADGEFTADVMQETLDRSSLGALTAGTRVNLERPMALGGRLGGHLVQGHVDGTGEILSRTPSEHWEIVKVALPQNLSRYVVEKGSITVDGVSLTVVEAAADWFTISLIPTTLALTTLGIKQPGDPVNLEVDVLAKYVERLLAAGVDPLHADPAGEAR, from the coding sequence GTGTTCACCGGAATCGTCGAAGAACTGGGCGAGGTCACCGCCGTCGAGCAGCTCCGGGAAGCCTCCCGCTTCCGGCTGCGCGGCCCCCTCGTCACCCAGGACGCCAAGCACGGCGACTCCATCGCCGTCAACGGCGTCTGCCTGACCGTCGTCGAGACCGCCGACGGCGAGTTCACCGCCGACGTCATGCAGGAGACGCTCGACCGCTCCAGCCTCGGCGCCCTCACCGCAGGCACCCGGGTGAACCTGGAGCGCCCGATGGCCCTCGGCGGACGGCTCGGCGGCCACCTGGTCCAGGGACACGTGGACGGCACGGGCGAGATCCTCTCGCGGACCCCGTCCGAGCACTGGGAGATCGTCAAGGTCGCCCTCCCGCAGAACCTCTCCCGCTACGTCGTCGAGAAGGGCTCCATCACCGTCGACGGCGTCAGCCTCACCGTCGTCGAGGCCGCCGCGGACTGGTTCACCATCAGCCTCATCCCCACCACCCTCGCGCTGACCACCCTCGGGATCAAGCAGCCCGGCGACCCGGTCAACCTCGAAGTCGACGTCCTCGCCAAGTACGTCGAGCGCCTGCTGGCCGCCGGCGTCGACCCGCTGCACGCCGACCCGGCGGGAGAAGCCCGGTGA
- a CDS encoding chitinase C-terminal domain-containing protein, with protein MPSPTRTRAMLLATGAAIAGLLVGGLSTGVSHAADNESCRPDGLYKTAGVDVPYCSVYDSEGREKMGPDHQRRVIGYFTGWRTGKNGQPSYLVNNIPWDKITHINYAFAHVGSDNRISVGADSATNEATGMTWPGVAGAEMDPSLPYKGHFNLLTKYKKQHPDVKTLISVGGWAETGGYFGADGKRVASGGFYSMATNADGSVNQAGIDTFAQSSVDFIRKYGFNGVDIDYEYPTTMKDAGNPLDWQIANARRAGLVKGYDALMKSLRQKLDAAGAADGKHYMLTVAAPSSGYLLRGMETFQMQQYLDYVNIMSYDLHGAWNEYVGPNASLFDDGKDGELAAAGVYGSQQYGGIGYLNTDWAYHYFRGSMPAGRINIGLPYYTRGHKNVQGGTDGLWGKAAATSCPAGSGLTKCGDGAVGVDNLWHDKDDNGNESPAGSNPMWHAKNLEKGIVGDYVTQYGFPANTSLTGTYARKYDSTLVAPWLWNAQKKVFLSTEDEQSVAAKADYVVDRGIGGTMVWEMAGDYGWNAAKGQYEMGSTLTSLMYDKFRAASPYGAKKAGTTALPTQAVDIKTEFTEFKLGDSNYPITPKIKITNNTRTALPGGTEFQFDYSTSAPNNASDQSGFGTKIISSGHTGGNVGGLKGDFHRVSLKLPAWQSLAPGASVDLAFNYYLPVSTPSNWTVNISGTTYALAGDLARGTTVGEPGGTTPPTTPPTTPPPTTPPTTPPPTGGTCTNPAYVAGTVYNSGNVVSHKGRNWKAQWWTQNEEPGTTGEWGVWKDQGAC; from the coding sequence ATGCCGTCCCCCACGCGTACGAGAGCGATGCTCCTGGCAACCGGCGCCGCAATCGCCGGCCTGCTGGTAGGCGGACTCTCGACGGGCGTCTCGCACGCGGCCGACAACGAGAGCTGCCGCCCCGACGGCCTCTACAAGACGGCCGGCGTCGACGTCCCCTACTGCTCGGTCTACGACTCCGAAGGCCGCGAGAAGATGGGCCCCGACCACCAGCGCCGCGTCATCGGATACTTCACCGGCTGGCGCACGGGCAAGAACGGCCAGCCGTCCTACCTCGTCAACAACATCCCGTGGGACAAGATCACCCACATCAACTACGCGTTCGCCCACGTCGGCAGCGACAACAGGATCTCGGTCGGCGCCGACAGCGCGACGAACGAGGCCACCGGGATGACCTGGCCGGGCGTCGCCGGGGCCGAAATGGACCCGTCGCTCCCCTACAAGGGCCACTTCAACCTGCTGACGAAGTACAAGAAGCAGCACCCCGACGTGAAGACCCTGATCTCCGTCGGCGGCTGGGCCGAAACCGGCGGCTACTTCGGCGCGGACGGCAAGCGCGTCGCCTCCGGCGGCTTCTACAGCATGGCCACCAACGCGGACGGCTCCGTCAACCAGGCGGGCATCGACACGTTCGCCCAGTCCTCGGTCGACTTCATCCGCAAGTACGGCTTCAACGGCGTCGACATCGACTACGAATACCCGACCACGATGAAGGACGCCGGCAACCCGCTGGACTGGCAGATCGCCAACGCCCGCCGGGCCGGCCTGGTCAAGGGCTACGACGCCCTCATGAAGAGCCTGCGCCAGAAGCTGGACGCGGCAGGCGCCGCCGACGGCAAGCACTACATGCTGACCGTCGCCGCCCCCTCCTCCGGCTACCTGCTGCGCGGCATGGAGACGTTCCAGATGCAGCAGTACCTGGACTACGTCAACATCATGTCCTACGACCTGCACGGCGCCTGGAACGAGTACGTCGGCCCGAACGCCTCGCTCTTCGACGACGGCAAGGACGGCGAGCTCGCCGCCGCGGGCGTCTACGGCTCCCAGCAGTACGGCGGCATCGGCTACCTCAACACGGACTGGGCCTACCACTACTTCCGCGGCTCCATGCCGGCCGGCCGGATCAACATCGGCCTGCCCTACTACACCCGCGGCCACAAGAACGTCCAGGGCGGCACCGACGGCCTGTGGGGCAAGGCGGCGGCGACCAGCTGCCCGGCCGGCTCGGGGCTGACCAAGTGCGGTGACGGCGCGGTCGGCGTCGACAACCTGTGGCACGACAAGGACGACAACGGCAACGAGTCCCCCGCCGGCTCGAACCCGATGTGGCACGCCAAGAACCTGGAGAAGGGGATCGTCGGCGACTACGTCACCCAGTACGGCTTCCCGGCGAACACCTCACTGACCGGCACCTACGCCCGCAAGTACGACTCGACCCTGGTCGCGCCGTGGCTGTGGAACGCGCAGAAGAAGGTCTTCCTCTCCACCGAGGACGAGCAGTCGGTGGCCGCCAAGGCCGACTACGTGGTGGACCGCGGCATCGGCGGCACCATGGTCTGGGAGATGGCCGGCGACTACGGCTGGAACGCGGCCAAGGGCCAGTACGAGATGGGCTCCACCCTCACCTCCCTGATGTACGACAAGTTCAGGGCGGCCTCCCCGTACGGGGCGAAGAAGGCGGGCACCACCGCCCTGCCGACCCAGGCCGTGGACATCAAGACGGAGTTCACCGAGTTCAAGCTCGGCGACTCGAACTACCCGATCACCCCGAAGATCAAGATCACCAACAACACGAGGACGGCACTGCCCGGCGGCACCGAGTTCCAGTTCGACTACTCGACCTCGGCCCCGAACAACGCATCCGACCAGTCCGGCTTCGGCACGAAGATCATCAGCAGCGGCCACACGGGCGGCAACGTGGGCGGCCTGAAGGGCGACTTCCACCGGGTCTCGCTGAAGCTCCCGGCCTGGCAGTCCCTGGCCCCGGGCGCCTCCGTCGACCTGGCGTTCAACTACTACCTGCCGGTGTCCACCCCCTCCAACTGGACGGTGAACATCTCCGGCACGACCTACGCCCTCGCCGGTGACCTGGCGCGCGGCACCACGGTCGGCGAGCCGGGCGGCACCACCCCGCCCACCACTCCCCCGACCACCCCGCCGCCGACCACGCCTCCGACGACCCCGCCGCCGACCGGCGGGACCTGCACCAACCCGGCGTACGTCGCGGGCACGGTCTACAACAGCGGCAACGTCGTCTCCCACAAGGGCCGCAACTGGAAGGCCCAGTGGTGGACGCAGAACGAGGAACCCGGCACCACGGGTGAATGGGGCGTCTGGAAGGACCAGGGCGCCTGCTGA
- the ribD gene encoding bifunctional diaminohydroxyphosphoribosylaminopyrimidine deaminase/5-amino-6-(5-phosphoribosylamino)uracil reductase RibD — protein MRQEDPVATHAAHAAPAPDAGTRAMRRAVELAARGLGSTSPNPVVGCVITDASGTVVGEGWHQRAGGPHAEVHALRAAGEAARGGTAYVTLEPCNHTGRTGPCAQALADAGIARVVYAVPDPDPQASGGAATLRAAGIDTWAGLLRDEAEAGNAAWLTSVRLGRPHVTWKYAATLDGRSAAADGSSRWISSAESRADVHRLRAEADAVLVGGGTLRADDPHLAVRGIDGATQPLRVALDTRAALPPTARILDDAAPTLLVVAEDADTRHLPGVDLLRLPPHDGRIPLDGLLAQLYARGVRSLLLEGGPTLAGAFLEAGAVDRVVGYLAPALLGAGPAALADAGITNISHALRLDITEAVRVGPDLRITALPATAPKEH, from the coding sequence ATGAGGCAGGAGGACCCGGTGGCGACACACGCCGCGCACGCAGCACCCGCACCGGACGCGGGTACCCGTGCCATGCGACGAGCCGTCGAGCTCGCCGCCCGCGGACTCGGCTCCACCAGCCCCAACCCGGTCGTCGGCTGCGTCATCACCGATGCCTCCGGCACCGTCGTCGGCGAGGGCTGGCACCAGCGGGCCGGCGGTCCGCACGCCGAGGTCCACGCCCTGCGCGCCGCAGGCGAGGCGGCCCGCGGCGGCACCGCCTACGTCACCCTCGAACCCTGCAACCACACCGGCCGTACGGGACCCTGCGCGCAGGCCCTCGCCGACGCGGGCATCGCCCGCGTGGTCTACGCCGTCCCCGACCCGGACCCGCAGGCCAGCGGCGGCGCCGCCACCCTGCGCGCCGCCGGGATCGACACCTGGGCCGGGCTGCTCCGGGACGAGGCCGAGGCCGGCAACGCCGCCTGGCTGACCTCCGTACGCCTCGGCCGCCCCCACGTGACCTGGAAGTACGCCGCCACCCTCGACGGCCGCAGCGCCGCCGCGGACGGCAGCAGCCGCTGGATCAGCTCCGCCGAGTCCCGGGCAGACGTACACCGGCTGCGCGCCGAGGCCGACGCCGTCCTGGTCGGCGGCGGCACCCTGCGCGCCGACGACCCGCACCTGGCCGTCCGCGGCATCGACGGGGCCACCCAGCCGCTGCGCGTGGCCCTCGACACCCGCGCCGCCCTCCCGCCGACCGCCCGCATCCTCGACGACGCCGCGCCCACGCTGCTGGTCGTCGCCGAGGACGCCGACACCCGCCACCTGCCCGGCGTCGACCTGCTCCGGCTGCCCCCGCACGACGGCCGGATCCCCCTCGACGGCCTCCTGGCGCAGCTGTACGCCCGCGGCGTGCGCTCCCTGCTCCTCGAAGGCGGCCCCACCCTCGCGGGCGCCTTCCTCGAAGCCGGAGCCGTCGACCGCGTCGTCGGCTACCTCGCCCCCGCCCTGCTTGGCGCCGGCCCCGCAGCCCTCGCCGACGCGGGCATCACGAACATCTCCCACGCCCTGCGCCTCGACATCACCGAGGCCGTCCGCGTGGGCCCCGATCTGCGCATCACCGCCCTTCCCGCCACCGCCCCCAAGGAGCACTGA
- a CDS encoding phosphoribosyl-ATP diphosphatase, with protein MANKPSKTFEELFTELQHKAAEGDPSTSRTAELVHKGVHAIGKKVVEEAAEVWMAAEYEGREAAAEEISQLLYHVQVMMVARGISLDDVYAHL; from the coding sequence ATGGCGAACAAACCCTCCAAGACCTTCGAAGAGCTCTTCACCGAGCTCCAGCACAAGGCCGCCGAAGGCGACCCCAGCACCTCCCGCACCGCCGAGCTCGTCCACAAGGGCGTCCATGCCATCGGCAAGAAGGTCGTCGAGGAGGCCGCCGAGGTCTGGATGGCCGCCGAGTACGAGGGCAGGGAAGCCGCCGCCGAGGAGATCTCCCAGCTGCTGTACCACGTCCAGGTGATGATGGTCGCGCGCGGGATCTCCCTCGACGACGTCTACGCGCACCTCTGA
- a CDS encoding nicotinamide mononucleotide transporter family protein, producing the protein MTALTWLNAEAFTVFGQKVIWSDMIGNLMGLAALALGWRRSIWTWPAQLLSGLILIAAYASAHLAGGVGKQLLVIGVAIFGWRAWQRGRQDAQDGSIAVRTATWKERGLLLAGAALGTLAVGGLFTLYPSLSWSPWADAYIFVGTIVAMVAQARGLVEFWFAWLLVDLVGVPLAFTGGLAFSGLVYVVYFALVVWGAYDWYQRSRTTSAPALEGAAA; encoded by the coding sequence GTGACCGCCCTGACCTGGCTCAACGCGGAGGCCTTCACGGTCTTCGGCCAGAAGGTCATCTGGTCCGACATGATCGGCAACCTGATGGGCCTGGCCGCACTCGCCCTCGGCTGGCGCCGCTCCATATGGACCTGGCCCGCCCAGCTGCTGTCCGGGCTCATCCTCATCGCCGCCTACGCCTCCGCGCACCTCGCCGGCGGCGTCGGCAAGCAGCTCCTGGTCATCGGCGTGGCAATCTTCGGCTGGCGCGCCTGGCAGCGCGGCAGGCAGGACGCCCAGGACGGCTCCATCGCCGTACGCACCGCCACCTGGAAGGAGCGCGGACTGCTCCTCGCCGGAGCGGCCCTGGGCACCCTCGCCGTCGGCGGCCTCTTCACGCTCTACCCGTCGCTGTCCTGGAGCCCGTGGGCCGACGCCTACATCTTCGTCGGCACCATCGTCGCGATGGTGGCCCAGGCCCGCGGCCTCGTCGAGTTCTGGTTCGCCTGGCTCCTCGTCGACCTGGTCGGCGTCCCCCTCGCCTTCACCGGCGGCCTGGCCTTCTCCGGACTGGTCTACGTCGTCTACTTCGCCCTCGTGGTGTGGGGCGCCTACGACTGGTACCAGCGCTCCCGCACCACTTCCGCCCCGGCCCTCGAAGGAGCAGCGGCATGA
- the ribH gene encoding 6,7-dimethyl-8-ribityllumazine synthase — translation MSGKGAPELSVKNCGDLRVAVIAAQWHEKVMDGLVDGALRALHELGIDEPTLLRVPGSFELPVVAKVLAGRGYDAIVALGVVIRGGTPHFDYVCQGVTQGLVQVSIDTGVPVGFGVLTCDNDEQALDRAGLEGSNEDKGHEAVTAAVSTAMTLRTVSEPWR, via the coding sequence GTGAGCGGCAAGGGCGCACCCGAACTGAGCGTGAAGAACTGCGGAGACCTGCGAGTCGCCGTGATCGCGGCCCAGTGGCACGAGAAGGTCATGGACGGACTGGTCGACGGCGCCCTGCGGGCCCTGCACGAGCTGGGCATCGACGAGCCCACCCTGCTCCGCGTCCCCGGCAGCTTCGAGCTCCCGGTCGTGGCGAAGGTGCTTGCAGGCCGCGGCTACGACGCCATCGTCGCCCTCGGAGTGGTCATCCGCGGCGGCACCCCGCACTTCGACTACGTCTGCCAGGGCGTCACCCAGGGCCTGGTCCAGGTGTCGATCGACACCGGAGTCCCCGTCGGCTTCGGCGTCCTGACCTGCGACAACGACGAGCAGGCGCTGGACCGTGCCGGACTCGAAGGGTCCAACGAGGACAAGGGGCACGAAGCGGTCACCGCCGCCGTCTCCACCGCCATGACCCTGCGCACCGTCAGCGAGCCCTGGCGTTAG
- a CDS encoding ROK family transcriptional regulator: protein MGAVTPAHAPVPSPASPSTARAINDRLALQLLQDSGPLTATQLKTMTGLSRPSVADLVDRLTEAGLIEVVGESGEQRRGPNAKLYGIVASRAHLAALDVRTDRVTAVVTDLLGHPLAEAALPVGAPEDAVAALLRTAHEAGAAELHTVVVGAPGLVAPATGELRDTIGLPAWHRDLVTALQRTLPAVVAVENETNLAALAEQRLGVARDLDSFVLLWLGAGVGAAVVLDGRLRRGASGGAGEIGFLPVPGTGGLPSAVDCAGGFHALVGRDAVTALAREHGFAGPAEQAVAGAAGELFLEALAERLALGAAAAAALLDPGCVVLAGELGRAGGPALAARVSHRLAKLTPVPTEIRATTLGDPAVLAGARLAAREAAQGVLFGG from the coding sequence ATGGGCGCCGTGACTCCAGCCCACGCCCCGGTACCGTCCCCCGCCTCACCCAGCACGGCCCGGGCCATCAACGACCGCCTCGCCCTGCAACTCCTCCAGGACTCCGGACCGCTGACGGCCACCCAGCTCAAGACCATGACCGGCCTCTCCCGCCCGTCCGTCGCCGACCTCGTCGACCGGCTCACCGAAGCGGGCCTCATCGAGGTCGTCGGTGAATCCGGCGAACAGCGCCGCGGCCCCAACGCCAAGCTCTACGGAATCGTCGCCAGCCGCGCCCACCTCGCCGCCCTCGACGTCCGCACCGACCGGGTCACCGCCGTCGTCACCGACCTGCTCGGCCACCCCCTGGCCGAAGCCGCCCTGCCCGTCGGCGCACCCGAGGACGCGGTCGCGGCCCTGCTGCGCACCGCCCACGAGGCCGGCGCCGCCGAACTGCACACCGTCGTCGTGGGCGCCCCGGGCCTGGTCGCCCCCGCCACCGGCGAACTCCGCGACACCATCGGCCTCCCGGCCTGGCACCGGGACCTGGTCACCGCTCTGCAGCGGACCCTGCCCGCCGTCGTGGCCGTCGAGAACGAGACCAACCTCGCCGCCCTCGCCGAGCAGCGCCTGGGCGTCGCCCGCGACTTGGACTCCTTCGTCCTGCTGTGGCTCGGCGCGGGGGTGGGCGCGGCCGTGGTCCTGGACGGCCGACTGCGCCGGGGCGCCTCCGGCGGCGCGGGCGAGATCGGCTTCCTCCCCGTACCGGGCACCGGCGGGCTGCCCTCGGCGGTCGACTGCGCGGGCGGGTTCCACGCCCTGGTCGGCCGCGACGCCGTGACCGCGCTGGCACGCGAACACGGCTTCGCGGGCCCGGCGGAACAGGCCGTGGCGGGAGCCGCCGGCGAGCTCTTCCTCGAAGCCCTCGCCGAACGCCTCGCCCTGGGCGCGGCCGCGGCCGCGGCCCTCCTCGACCCGGGGTGCGTGGTCCTGGCAGGAGAACTCGGCCGCGCCGGCGGCCCCGCCCTGGCCGCCCGGGTCTCCCACCGCCTGGCGAAACTGACCCCGGTCCCGACGGAGATCCGCGCCACGACTTTGGGCGACCCGGCAGTCCTGGCGGGCGCCCGCCTGGCAGCCCGCGAAGCGGCCCAGGGGGTGCTGTTCGGGGGATGA
- a CDS encoding bifunctional 3,4-dihydroxy-2-butanone-4-phosphate synthase/GTP cyclohydrolase II encodes MTSLKPVPDIPEETFRLDPVEQAIRDIAAGRPVVVVDDEDRENEGDLVIAAEKATPEIIAFMMSECRGLICAPMEGDELDRLELPQMVENNTESMKTAFTVSVDASAAHGVSTGISAADRATTLRLLADGVSGPGDFVRPGHIFPLRSKPGGVLVRNGHTEAAVDLARLAGLRPAGAIVEIAGEDGVMLRLPELIPFARKHGLTIISIEDLIAYRRSAEPKVRREAEVSLPTAFGDFTAHGYRSTVDGVEHVALVHGEIGDGSDILVRMHSECLTGDIFASQRCDCGPQLHASMERIKNEGRGVVVYLRGHEGRGIGLLSKLRAYELQERGRDTLDANLELGLPADARDYAAGAQILADLGVHSVRLLTNNPDKSAALERHGITVASRESMPVEAGEHNLRYLRTKRDRMGHDLPWLDGAVTTSACGNQ; translated from the coding sequence ATGACCAGCCTCAAGCCCGTGCCCGACATCCCCGAAGAGACCTTCCGCCTCGACCCCGTCGAGCAGGCGATCCGCGACATCGCGGCGGGCCGGCCCGTCGTCGTCGTCGACGACGAGGACCGCGAGAACGAGGGCGACCTCGTCATCGCCGCCGAGAAGGCCACCCCCGAGATCATCGCCTTCATGATGAGCGAGTGCCGCGGCCTGATCTGCGCCCCCATGGAGGGCGACGAGCTGGACCGGCTCGAACTCCCCCAGATGGTCGAGAACAACACCGAGTCGATGAAGACCGCCTTCACCGTCTCCGTCGACGCGAGCGCCGCCCACGGCGTCTCCACCGGCATCTCCGCCGCCGACCGCGCCACCACCCTTCGGCTCCTCGCCGACGGCGTCAGCGGCCCCGGCGACTTCGTCCGCCCCGGCCACATCTTCCCGCTGCGCTCCAAGCCCGGCGGCGTCCTGGTCCGCAACGGCCACACCGAGGCCGCCGTCGACCTCGCCCGCCTCGCGGGCCTGCGCCCGGCCGGCGCCATCGTGGAGATCGCCGGCGAGGACGGCGTCATGCTGCGCCTGCCCGAGCTGATCCCCTTCGCCCGCAAGCACGGCCTGACGATCATCTCCATCGAGGACCTGATCGCCTACCGCCGCTCCGCCGAGCCCAAGGTGCGCCGCGAGGCCGAGGTCAGCCTGCCGACCGCCTTCGGCGATTTCACCGCGCACGGCTACCGCTCCACCGTCGACGGCGTCGAGCACGTCGCCCTCGTCCACGGCGAGATCGGCGACGGCTCCGACATCCTGGTCCGCATGCACTCGGAGTGCCTGACCGGCGACATCTTCGCCTCCCAGCGCTGCGACTGCGGCCCCCAGCTGCACGCCTCCATGGAGCGCATCAAGAACGAGGGCCGCGGCGTCGTCGTCTACCTGCGCGGCCACGAGGGCCGCGGCATCGGACTGCTGTCCAAGCTGCGCGCGTACGAGCTCCAGGAGCGCGGCCGCGACACCCTCGACGCCAACCTGGAACTGGGCCTGCCCGCCGACGCCCGCGACTACGCGGCCGGCGCGCAGATCCTCGCCGACCTCGGCGTGCACAGCGTCCGGCTGCTGACGAACAACCCCGACAAGTCCGCCGCCCTGGAGCGACACGGCATCACGGTCGCCAGCCGGGAGTCGATGCCGGTCGAGGCCGGCGAGCACAATCTGCGGTACCTGCGCACCAAGCGGGACCGGATGGGCCACGACCTGCCCTGGCTGGACGGAGCCGTGACCACCTCCGCCTGCGGCAACCAGTAA
- a CDS encoding DUF6086 family protein, translating to MSQYFDLGDETLWNPSNGASRLFRRHVAVFEAELELPSGIGPMENDECQIDPVALEAFVNALLAQHRRTGHAIILALSEGFTATVLVLAERAGIRLNWARIGAASAAPFEDVQASAGTRWPHASDGGAWGAGLREKARELGGRMPR from the coding sequence GTGAGCCAGTACTTCGACCTGGGCGACGAAACCCTGTGGAACCCTTCCAATGGCGCCTCACGCCTGTTCCGGCGCCACGTGGCGGTCTTCGAGGCGGAGCTCGAACTCCCCTCCGGCATCGGGCCGATGGAGAACGATGAGTGTCAGATCGACCCGGTCGCACTCGAGGCCTTCGTCAACGCCCTGTTGGCGCAGCACCGAAGAACGGGCCACGCCATCATCCTCGCGCTCTCCGAAGGCTTCACCGCGACCGTGCTGGTTCTCGCAGAGCGCGCCGGCATCAGGCTGAACTGGGCACGAATCGGGGCCGCGTCGGCAGCGCCCTTCGAAGACGTACAGGCTTCCGCGGGTACGAGGTGGCCCCACGCTTCGGACGGCGGAGCCTGGGGGGCGGGACTGCGCGAGAAGGCGCGGGAGCTGGGAGGGCGCATGCCCCGCTGA
- a CDS encoding SDR family oxidoreductase — MGTIVVTGGTGTLGSLVAERLRAAGHEVRVISRHAPDHPVDLQDGAGLDAALAGAEVIVHCASNTGGAGKGDDVAAGHLIEAARRAGTVGNIVYISIVGVDVVPLGYYKRKLRVERLLEASGLGVTILRTTQFHDLVAMVTDTVAKLPVAPIPKGVRVQPIAVGEVADRMAELAVPTPSGRVPDMGGPQIRSLPDLARVYLRATGRNRRILPVPLAGRAYAAFRRGGHLTPSHAVGHETFEQFAAGRGARGARGAVGAGPGGAGSKA, encoded by the coding sequence ATGGGCACCATCGTCGTCACCGGAGGCACCGGAACCCTCGGCTCGCTCGTCGCCGAACGGCTGCGGGCGGCCGGGCACGAGGTCCGAGTGATCAGCCGGCACGCCCCCGACCATCCCGTCGACCTCCAGGACGGAGCCGGCCTGGACGCGGCGCTGGCGGGCGCGGAGGTGATCGTGCACTGCGCGAGCAACACGGGCGGGGCGGGCAAGGGCGACGACGTGGCCGCCGGGCACCTGATCGAGGCTGCCCGGCGGGCGGGGACCGTCGGGAACATCGTCTACATCTCGATCGTCGGGGTGGACGTGGTCCCGCTGGGCTACTACAAGCGCAAGCTCCGGGTGGAGCGGCTGCTGGAGGCGTCCGGGCTCGGCGTGACGATCCTGCGCACGACGCAGTTCCACGACCTCGTGGCGATGGTGACGGACACCGTGGCGAAGCTGCCCGTCGCGCCGATCCCCAAGGGCGTACGGGTTCAGCCGATCGCGGTGGGCGAGGTCGCGGACCGCATGGCGGAGCTGGCGGTCCCGACCCCCTCGGGCCGGGTCCCGGACATGGGCGGCCCGCAGATCCGCAGCCTGCCGGACCTGGCCCGCGTCTACCTGCGGGCGACGGGCCGCAACCGCCGCATCCTCCCGGTCCCCCTGGCGGGCAGGGCCTACGCGGCCTTCCGCCGGGGCGGCCACCTCACCCCGTCCCACGCGGTGGGCCACGAAACGTTCGAGCAGTTCGCGGCGGGCCGGGGAGCCCGGGGAGCCCGGGGCGCCGTAGGAGCAGGGCCCGGCGGGGCCGGATCGAAAGCGTGA
- a CDS encoding RNA polymerase sigma-70 factor, which translates to MISHVTASVADFEEHRPRMFGIAYRMLGSAAEAEDIVQDAYLRWDSADRAAIERPGAWLAKVVTNLCLNSLTSARAKRESYVGPWLPEPVLTGDGALGPLESAEQRDSVSMALLLLLEQLTPVERAVYVLREAFAYSHREISTLLDLGEANCRQIYRRAAGRVAAEREAAPEKRFSADPERWQGLVESFLTAAQSGDLTRLEGMLAADVRYVSDGGGVVNAARRPILGRDNVARFTMGAMAKYVAGVPVSVAEVNGSPALLFGEVAVLLVEFENGLVSGISTVVNPEKLEFLRRQLSHF; encoded by the coding sequence GTGATCTCACATGTCACCGCATCCGTAGCGGACTTCGAGGAACACCGGCCCCGGATGTTCGGCATCGCCTACCGCATGCTCGGCTCCGCCGCGGAGGCCGAGGACATCGTGCAGGACGCCTACCTGCGCTGGGACTCGGCTGACCGCGCCGCCATCGAGCGCCCGGGCGCCTGGCTCGCCAAGGTCGTCACCAACCTCTGCCTCAACAGCCTCACCTCGGCGCGCGCCAAGCGCGAGAGCTACGTCGGCCCCTGGCTGCCGGAGCCCGTCCTCACCGGGGACGGCGCCCTCGGCCCGCTGGAGTCGGCGGAGCAGCGCGACAGCGTGTCCATGGCCCTGCTCCTGCTGCTGGAGCAGCTCACCCCGGTCGAGCGCGCCGTGTACGTACTGCGCGAGGCCTTCGCCTACAGCCACCGGGAGATCTCCACCCTCCTGGACCTCGGCGAGGCCAACTGCCGCCAGATCTACCGGCGCGCGGCGGGCCGGGTGGCCGCCGAGCGCGAGGCCGCGCCGGAGAAGCGCTTTTCCGCCGACCCCGAGCGGTGGCAGGGGCTCGTGGAGAGCTTCCTGACCGCCGCGCAGAGCGGGGACCTCACCCGACTGGAGGGAATGCTGGCGGCCGACGTGCGGTACGTGTCGGACGGCGGCGGCGTGGTCAACGCGGCGCGGCGGCCGATCCTGGGGCGGGACAACGTGGCCCGGTTCACGATGGGCGCCATGGCGAAGTACGTGGCCGGGGTGCCGGTCAGCGTCGCGGAGGTCAACGGATCGCCCGCGCTGCTCTTCGGTGAGGTGGCGGTCCTGCTGGTCGAATTCGAGAATGGGCTGGTCAGCGGCATCAGCACGGTGGTCAACCCGGAGAAGCTGGAATTCCTCCGGCGGCAGCTGTCACATTTCTGA